Proteins encoded in a region of the Peromyscus maniculatus bairdii isolate BWxNUB_F1_BW_parent chromosome 15, HU_Pman_BW_mat_3.1, whole genome shotgun sequence genome:
- the LOC121822748 gene encoding disks large homolog 5-like, with translation MVQRMVQGLQGALLTKKQEMQKVESLTTQLQLIIRQRNELRNHFILVTERSLDNRPYHRPNPFYKKLKMEHKQAMSDLKRLENENSEASQKISDVTKEKSFYFDLESRFLMGQSQLKKKVDILRQEDKKLLEDWVLLKQHLGNMKLLIKNQEETSGPQNQQQQHDILTPT, from the coding sequence ATGGTCCAGAGGATGGTGCAGGGCCTCCAGGGAGCCCTCCTCACCAAGAAGCAGGAGATGCAGAAGGTGGAGAGTCTGACCACTCAGCTACAGCTGATAATCAGACAACGGAATGAACTGAGAAATCATTTCATCTTAGTAACTGAAAGATCCTTGGACAATAGGCCCTATCACAGGCCAAATCCTTTCTACAAGAAGCTCAAAATGGAGCATAAGCAGGCCATGTCAGATCTGAAGAGATTGGAGAATGAGAACTCGGAAGCCTCACAGAAGATCAGTGATGTGACCAAGGAGAAGAGCTTTTATTTTGATCTGGAGAGCCGGTTCCTGATGGGGCAGAGTCAGCTGAAGAAGAAGGTGGacatactgaggcaggaggacaagaAACTGCTGGAGGATTGGGTCCTGCTGAAGCAACACTTGGGGAACATGAAATTGCTCATTAAGAACCAAGAAGAGACCAGTGGCCCTCAGAACCAGCAACAGCAGCATGATATTCTCACTCCAACATAG